One region of Salvia miltiorrhiza cultivar Shanhuang (shh) chromosome 3, IMPLAD_Smil_shh, whole genome shotgun sequence genomic DNA includes:
- the LOC131017620 gene encoding sucrose nonfermenting 4-like protein has product MSTHMAYELLPESGKIVAFDVDLPVKQAFHILHEQGVYTAPLWDFSKSRFTGVLSALDFILIMRESSSRLLVLLKLD; this is encoded by the exons ATGTCGACGCACATGGCCTATGAATTGCTTCCTGAGTCTGGAAAG ATTGTTGCCTTTGACGTCGACTTACCCGTAAAGCAAGCATTTCATATTCTGCATGAGCAG GGTGTATATACGGCGCCCTTGTGGGACTTCTCAAAGAGCCGGTTTACCGGAGTTCTCAGTGCACTggattttattttgattatgaGAGAG AGCAGTTCTCGGCTTTTGGTTTTGTTGAAATTGGACTAA